One part of the Girardinichthys multiradiatus isolate DD_20200921_A chromosome 10, DD_fGirMul_XY1, whole genome shotgun sequence genome encodes these proteins:
- the myoz1b gene encoding myozenin-1b isoform X2, translated as MPISNSAPSNKRKKASKIITDLSHISQNEDELDSDAAELDLGTKIKTPKDVMLEELSLMKNKGSKMFRMRQQRVERFIVTNENMNLQNLLMTPPVVPPKPEKPKEEKVEETVNEEAEKGKRRNEYVRTYISPWERAMTDEELKATMKPCMPGPIQTHPDLPQYKSFNRTALPFGGIEKASKMLTFELPEINASSEEQEPLPTLQTDIRSRPSFNRTPIGWVCSDGSLHIQPDMEVPFDGETDDL; from the exons ATGCCAATCTCAAACTCTGCCCCTTCTAACAAGAGGAAGAAGGCCAGCAAGATCATCACTGACCTGTCACATATCAGCCAGAATG AGGATGAGCTGGACTCTGACGCTGCTGAACTCGACCTGGGCACCAAAATCAAGACGCCCAAGGATGTGATGCTTGAGGAGCTTTCCCTGATGAAGAACAAGGGCTCCAAGATGTTCAGGATGAGGCAGCAGAGAGTTGAGAGGTTCATTGTGACCAACGAGAACATG AACCTCCAGAATTTGCTGATGACCCCTCCTGTTGTTCCACCAAAGCCGGAGAAGCCAAAAGAAGAAA AGGTGGAAGAGACGGTAAATGAGGAGgcagaaaagggaaaaaggagGAACGAATATGTACGCACCTACATATCGCCATGGGAACGAGCAATGACTGATGAGGAGCTGAAAGCTACCATGAAGCCTTGCATGCCAGGACCCATCCAAACTCACCCAGACCTGCCTCAGTACAAAAGCTTCAACAG GACGGCGCTGCCATTTGGCGGCATCGAAAAGGCATCCAAGATGCTGACCTTCGAGCTcccagaaataaatgcttccaGCGAGGAGCAGGAGCCCCTTCCGACCCTGCAGACTGACATCCGCTCTAGGCCCTCGTTCAACCGCACGCCCATTGGCTGGGTCTGCAGCGACGGCAGCTTGCACATCCAACCGGACATGGAGGTCCCCTTTGATGGGGAGACGGATGACCTGTGA
- the myoz1b gene encoding myozenin-1b isoform X1, with the protein MPISNSAPSNKRKKASKIITDLSHISQNEDELDSDAAELDLGTKIKTPKDVMLEELSLMKNKGSKMFRMRQQRVERFIVTNENMQNLQNLLMTPPVVPPKPEKPKEEKVEETVNEEAEKGKRRNEYVRTYISPWERAMTDEELKATMKPCMPGPIQTHPDLPQYKSFNRTALPFGGIEKASKMLTFELPEINASSEEQEPLPTLQTDIRSRPSFNRTPIGWVCSDGSLHIQPDMEVPFDGETDDL; encoded by the exons ATGCCAATCTCAAACTCTGCCCCTTCTAACAAGAGGAAGAAGGCCAGCAAGATCATCACTGACCTGTCACATATCAGCCAGAATG AGGATGAGCTGGACTCTGACGCTGCTGAACTCGACCTGGGCACCAAAATCAAGACGCCCAAGGATGTGATGCTTGAGGAGCTTTCCCTGATGAAGAACAAGGGCTCCAAGATGTTCAGGATGAGGCAGCAGAGAGTTGAGAGGTTCATTGTGACCAACGAGAACATG CAGAACCTCCAGAATTTGCTGATGACCCCTCCTGTTGTTCCACCAAAGCCGGAGAAGCCAAAAGAAGAAA AGGTGGAAGAGACGGTAAATGAGGAGgcagaaaagggaaaaaggagGAACGAATATGTACGCACCTACATATCGCCATGGGAACGAGCAATGACTGATGAGGAGCTGAAAGCTACCATGAAGCCTTGCATGCCAGGACCCATCCAAACTCACCCAGACCTGCCTCAGTACAAAAGCTTCAACAG GACGGCGCTGCCATTTGGCGGCATCGAAAAGGCATCCAAGATGCTGACCTTCGAGCTcccagaaataaatgcttccaGCGAGGAGCAGGAGCCCCTTCCGACCCTGCAGACTGACATCCGCTCTAGGCCCTCGTTCAACCGCACGCCCATTGGCTGGGTCTGCAGCGACGGCAGCTTGCACATCCAACCGGACATGGAGGTCCCCTTTGATGGGGAGACGGATGACCTGTGA